The region TTAATTTTTATTATTATATATGCATTAATCTGAAAAAGCACCGTTCTGCCCGCGCCGCTCCGTCTAGCGCACAACGCAAGCAGCTGGTCCGCCCTCCGTGAAGCCGGGCGGCGGAGTAAAAGGAATGCCAGGGTTCTGCGGCAATATCTGTGGCGGCGTCGTCAGGCTGCCCATGAATCCATACTGGCCAGCTTGAAAAGCCTGGAAGCCTGCCTCGTTGAAGGCGACGACGATACCATCGAATACGACGAGATAAACGCCGGGCGGCAACCCGCTATCCGCACCGGGCGCAATGTCATCGACTCCATAGTATGTGCCACGGATACCAATCGTTGCCGTCGCCGTATTGAGGCGATAGGCGTCCTGTCGCCCGGCGCGCTTGCCGACCAAGCCGGTTAGCGCCCTCAATCCCCCCTTGATCAGGCTGAAAACCAGATTGTCCTTTTCCGGCGCCTTGTCTTCGAAAGTATAGCTTTCCACCCTGATCTGCGTGTTCGGCTTGAGCGTCAGCGAGCCGCCGTCGGTAAAGCGTACCTGGGCATAGCTATCCTTTTCCGTAGTCAAGACGTCCCCCGGCTCGACTTTGGAATCGCGACCGAGGACTTTCGTCGTACCATCCGCCTTGCGTACGGATAGCGTGCCGGACAATTGCGTAACCGTACCACCTGCATATCCCAGTGAAGCGCTTGCAGCCAGGAGGACCGCAAGAAGAAGACGTAAAGGGAGGTTTGGAAGTATTTTCATCGCCATTTTCCTAAGGCCGGCATTCCGGGAGATCCTTCAGGCTGCGAATTTCCTGTGGCAATCCGTCAGTGCCCTTATTCAAGTCCTCGCTTTCCTTTTTGCGCTTTTGCTTTTCCTGC is a window of bacterium DNA encoding:
- a CDS encoding FecR domain-containing protein, whose protein sequence is MKILPNLPLRLLLAVLLAASASLGYAGGTVTQLSGTLSVRKADGTTKVLGRDSKVEPGDVLTTEKDSYAQVRFTDGGSLTLKPNTQIRVESYTFEDKAPEKDNLVFSLIKGGLRALTGLVGKRAGRQDAYRLNTATATIGIRGTYYGVDDIAPGADSGLPPGVYLVVFDGIVVAFNEAGFQAFQAGQYGFMGSLTTPPQILPQNPGIPFTPPPGFTEGGPAACVVR